The following coding sequences lie in one Candoia aspera isolate rCanAsp1 chromosome 11, rCanAsp1.hap2, whole genome shotgun sequence genomic window:
- the OSGIN1 gene encoding oxidative stress-induced growth inhibitor 1, whose protein sequence is MFHTDLERSSTKPLPAVIIGNGPSGICLSYLLSGNIPYVRRNSVHPNPILQRKLEEAPEVSIVDQDIEYLSEGLEGRSSSPVALLFDALLRPDTDFGGTADSVLTWWHEADRAIPHLVLGKTLPGGAWHSIEGSMFTLSQGDWMGLPDLQFKDWLSRKKRGFRNNRATASDIVQYYQYYVAKKGLKKNFVCGTLVTSVKRLSLDPEGGYGGRDDSKDGSSVWDLSQTSQDSTGSLFQVDGFVTNISGTHPFSVYAENVVLATGTYDSPTHLGVKGEHLPFIHHTLSALEEAVKNKDIGIMSDPILIVGAGLTAADAILFAHHYNIPVIHAFRRRVNDPALIFNQLPKTMYPEYHKVHQMMREQANPYPGPYEHYVSLPEHHVVCFLEDRKCIFSDKSGCQKIHRISMAFVLIGSNPNLYYLPNNGMDLAIDCEQPVSSKRNPIDVDPFTYESVHEKGLYAVGPLAGDNFVRFVQGGALAIASSLLKKVNKNPP, encoded by the exons ATGTTTCATACAGATCTGGAACGGAGCAGCACCAAACCCCTTCCAGCGGTGATTATAG GAAATGGCCCCTCAGGGATCTGCTTATCCTATCTGTTGTCTGGCAACATTCCCTACGTCAGAAGGAACTCCGTTCATCCTAATCCCATCTTGCAAAGGAAATTAGAAGAGGCACCAGAGGTTTCCATCGTAGATCAG GATATAGAGTATCTATCAGAAGGCTTAGAAGGCAGATCTTCCAGTCCAGTGGCTCTCCTTTTTGATGCCCTGTTGCGTCCAGATACCGACTTTGGTGGTACAGCTGATTCGGTGCTCACGTGGTGGCATGAAGCTGACCGAGCTATCCCTCACCTGGTTCTTGGCAAAACCCTCCCTGGAGGAGCCTGGCAT TCCATTGAGGGCTCCATGTTCACCCTGAGCCAAGGAGATTGGATGGGGCTTCCTGATCTCCAGTTCAAAGACTGGCTGAGTAGGAAGAAAAG AGGCTTCAGAAACAACAGGGCAACTGCTAGTGACATCGTTCAATACTATCAGTATTATGTGGCCAAGAAAGGGCTCAAGAAGAATTTCGTTTGTGGAACTCTGGTAACATCTGTGAAGAGACTGAGCTTGGACCCAGAAGGTGGCTATGGTGGCCGGGATGATTCCAAGGATGGCAGCTCTGTGTGGGATTTATCCCAGACGTCTCAAGACAGCACGGGCAGCCTCTTCCAGGTGGATGGATTTGTCACCAATATCAGTGGCACCCATCCCTTCTCAGTCTATGCAGAAAACGTGGTCTTGGCCACTGGGACCTATGATAGCCCAACCCATCTTGGGGTCAAAGGGGAGCATCTCCCTTTCATCCATCACACGCTGTCAGCTCTCGAAGAAGCTGTGAAGAACAAGGACATTGGCATCATGTCTGACCCCATCTTGATCGTAGGAGCTGGGCTGACGGCAGCAGATGCGATCCTCTTTGCGCACCATTATAACATTCCTGTGATCCATGCTTTCCGCAGGCGAGTAAATGACCCAGCCCTCATCTTCAACCAGCTTCCCAAAACAATGTACCCCGAGTATCACAAAGTTCACCAGATGATGAGGGAGCAGGCCAACCCTTACCCAGGACCATATGAACATTACgtcagccttcctgagcaccaTGTTGTCTGCTTTTTGGAGGACAGGAAGTGCATCTTTTCTGATAAGAGCGGTTGTCAAAAAATACACAGGATTTCCATGGCTTTTGTTCTCATCGGCTCCAATCCCAACCTCTACTACTTGCCCAACAATGGGATGGACTTGGCCATAGACTGTGAGCAGCCAGTCAGTTCCAAGAGGAACCCCATAGATGTTGATCCCTTCACTTATGAGTCTGTTCATGAGAAGGGACTCTATGCTGTCGGGCCATTAGCTGGGGACAACTTTGTGAGATTTGTGCAAGGTGGTGCTTTGGCCATTGCCAGCTCTCTGCTGAAGAAAGTGAACAAAAATCCTCCTTAA